One window from the genome of Nicotiana sylvestris chromosome 9, ASM39365v2, whole genome shotgun sequence encodes:
- the LOC104227791 gene encoding uncharacterized protein produces the protein MAFVVPLCNLAPDLTVSTLCLGTMTFGEQNTLAESFQILDKAFNSGINFFDSAEMYPVPQRAETHGRSEEYFGRWFRERKVPRDSVVLATKVSGPSGQMSWIRNGPESLDAQNITEAIDNSLLRVKTDYIDLYQIHWPDRYVPMFGETDYDPLRNYASISFEEQLDALERAIDAGKIRYIGLSNETPYGIMKFQQVAKSRAGNLQIVSVQNAYNLLCRDFDLAMAECCHNERISLLAYSPLAMGILSGKYFAEDGGPSDARLNLFKGRYREGESRYNLSNSNALYAAKSYLEIADRYGIHPVSLAIAFVMRHPVVASVVFGATKVWQLEEVLDACKVNLTPEIITEINKVHARFPSPCP, from the exons ATGGCGTTTGTAGTTCCTCTCTGCAACCTTGCTCCAGATTTAACCGTCTCGACTCTCTGCTTAG GAACCATGACTTTCGGCGAGCAAAACACTTTGGCCGAATCATTTCAAATCCTCGACAAAGCCTTCAACTCCGGAATCAACTTCTTCGACTCTGCTGAAAT GTATCCAGTACCTCAGCGTGCAGAAACTCATGGCAGAAGTGAGGAGTATTTTGGGCGTTGGTTTAGAGAAAGAAAAGTCCCTCGTGATAGTGTTGTTCTCGCCACTAAG GTCAGTGGACCATCTGGACAGATGTCTTGGATCCGAAATGGACCAGAAAGCTTGGACGCTCAGAACATAACTGAGGCTATTGATAATAG CCTGTTGCGTGTAAAGACTGACTACATCGACTTGTATCAAATTCACTGGCCTGATCG CTATGTTCCTATGTTTGGAGAAACTGACTATGACCCGCTTCGAAATTATGCGTCAATCAGTTTTGAGGAACAACTTGATGCTTTAGAAAGAGCTATTGATGCTGGTAAG ATCAGATACATTGGCCTTAGCAATGAAACACCATATGGTATTATGAAGTTCCAACAAGTTGCCAAAAGTAGAGCTGGGAATCTTCAAATAGTGTCTGTTCAG AACGCATACAACTTGCTATGTCGAGATTTTGATTTAGCTATGGCTGAATGCTGTCACAATGAGAG GATAAGCTTGTTGGCGTACAGTCCGCTGGCCATGGGCATACTTTCTGGAAAGTACTTTGCCGAAGATGGAGGTCCATCTGATGCTCGTTTAAATCTGTTTAAAG GGAGGTATAGGGAAGGGGAGTCCAGATACAACCTGTCAAACTCTAATGCCTTGTATGCCGCCAAA TCATACCTAGAGATTGCAGACAGATATGGTATTCATCCAGTTTCTCTTGCAATTG CCTTTGTTATGAGACACCCTGTTGTGGCTAGTGTTGTCTTTGGAGCCACAAAAGTTTGGCAGCTCGAAGAGGTTCTTGATGCGTGCAAGGTCAACCTCACTCCTGAGATAATTACTGAGATTAACAAGGTCCACGCGAGATTTCCAAGCCCTTGTCCTTGA